A genomic region of Haliotis asinina isolate JCU_RB_2024 chromosome 1, JCU_Hal_asi_v2, whole genome shotgun sequence contains the following coding sequences:
- the LOC137255067 gene encoding beta-1,3-galactosyltransferase 1-like: MSKAISYGLDSKVETSRPVMLCGLSRRKPLCLLCLIISASVVLYSLVNIISRNRVTLNLFESGFFDYNHTHNYHYIFTAQTACRNERKNQSIFLTVVVESAPAKFPERQAIRETWGSWVSQYPDIRLVFILGLADNITQVKIGEESRKYNDIVQETFVDSYQNLSIKSVAALRWVSSFCHEAKYFLKSDDDMFIHIPNLINLLVKEKYERTVLGSVVSGAVPIQDPKSKWYTPVAAFPMSKYPDYTSGTAYVISGDVVYELYHMALHTRMFWLEDIYITGICAKRINAKLVNNPGFTFFKRDVSGCAYKDAISGHSNTAEDIRVIWSDFQNNKTC, encoded by the exons ATGTCAAAAGCAATTTCTTATG GACTGGACAGCAAGGTGGAAACTTCCAGGCCAGTTATGCTGTGTGGCTTATCACGACGCAAACCTCTGTGTCTGTTGTGTCTGATCATCTCCGCATCAGTTGTCCTCTATAGCCTGGTTAACATCATCAGCAGGAACAGAGTGACCTTGAACTTGTTCGAGAGTGGCTTCTTTGattacaatcacacacacaactatcactacATTTTCACAGCACAGACAGCATgcagaaatgaaagaaaaaatcaATCGATTTTTTTAACAGTGGTTGTAGAATCAGCCCCTGCGAAGTTTCCAGAGAGACAGGCAATCCGTGAAACATGGGGATCTTGGGTGTCACAGTATCCGGATATCCGCctggttttcattttgggacTTGCAGACAATATCACACAGGTGAAAATAGGCGAGGAGAGTCGGAAGTATAATGATATCGTCCAAGAAACTTTTGTAGACTCATATCAAAATTTGTCAATCAAGTCTGTCGCTGCTTTACGTTGGGTGTCCAGTTTCTGTCATGAAGCCAAGTATTTTTTGAAAAGTGATGATGATATGTTTATTCACATTCCCAATTTGATAAACCTGCTTGTGAAAGAGAAGTATGAAAGGACAGTTCTAGGAAGTGTGGTTAGTGGTGCTGTGCCCATACAGGATCCAAAGTCtaaatggtatactccagtagCAGCCTTCCCTATGAGTAAATATCCAGATTATACAAGTGGCACTGCCTATGTGATATCTGGTGATGTTGTATATGAATTATATCACATGGCTCTTCATACCAGGATGTTTTGGCTGGAGGATATATACATTACAGGAATATGTGCAAAGCGAATAAATGCAAAGCTTGTTAATAATCCAGGGTTCACCTTCTTCAAGCGGGATGTGAGTGGATGTGCATATAAAGATGCCATATCAGGTCACTCCAACACGGCAGAGGATATCCGTGTGATCTGGAGTGATTTTCAGAACAACAAGACGTGCTAG